In Comamonadaceae bacterium OS-1, a single window of DNA contains:
- the dmdC_3 gene encoding 3-methylmercaptopropionyl-CoA dehydrogenase translates to MPTYTPPLRDMQFVMHEVLKVTDDLKLMPQHVDTDADTISAILEEGGKFAAEVAFPLNISGDAEGCTLDQTTHEVTAPKGFKEAYAQYVQGGWAALSCDPAYGGQGLPFVVNQCFYEMLNSANQAWTMYPGLSHGAYEALHAHGTDAQKALYLPKLTSGEWTGSMCLTEPHCGTDLGLLRTKAEPLADGSYSITGNKIFISAGEHDLAANIVHLVLARLPDAPVGSKGISLFAVPKFMASADGTLGKRNGIYCGGIEHKMGIHGNSTCQMVLDGAIGTLVGQPNKGLAAMFVMMNAARLGVGNQSLGLTEVAYQNALAYAKDRIQMRSLSGTKAKDKPADPIIVHPDVRKMLLTAKAYAEGGRALGIFCGVLLDKEHSHPDEKVRADAADMLALLTPIVKAFITDNGHIATNACMQVFGGHGFIKEWGMEQYVRDNRINMIYEGTNTIQSLDLLGRKVLGNNGATLKKFGRLVAALVEEEGVNEKMGEFITPIAILGDQVTKLTTELGFKGFQNADEVGAAAVDYLRVAGHLVFGYFWARMAQVALREIAAGNNDPFYLAKVQTARFYFAKLFPETATLMRTARSGSKALMDTDAALA, encoded by the coding sequence ATGCCCACTTACACCCCTCCGCTGCGCGACATGCAATTTGTGATGCACGAAGTGCTCAAGGTCACCGACGACCTGAAGCTGATGCCGCAGCACGTGGACACCGATGCCGACACCATCAGCGCCATTCTGGAAGAGGGCGGCAAGTTCGCTGCGGAGGTGGCTTTTCCGCTGAATATCAGCGGCGATGCCGAGGGTTGCACGCTGGACCAAACCACCCACGAAGTCACCGCCCCCAAGGGCTTCAAGGAAGCCTATGCGCAGTACGTGCAAGGCGGCTGGGCGGCGCTGAGCTGCGACCCGGCTTACGGCGGCCAGGGCCTGCCCTTTGTGGTCAACCAGTGTTTTTATGAAATGCTGAACTCGGCCAACCAGGCCTGGACCATGTACCCCGGCCTGTCGCACGGCGCCTACGAGGCCCTGCACGCCCACGGCACCGACGCGCAAAAAGCCCTGTACCTGCCCAAACTGACCAGCGGCGAATGGACCGGCAGCATGTGCCTGACCGAGCCGCATTGCGGTACCGACCTGGGCCTGCTGCGCACCAAGGCCGAGCCCCTGGCCGATGGCAGCTACTCCATCACCGGCAACAAGATCTTCATCAGCGCCGGTGAGCACGACCTGGCCGCCAACATCGTCCACCTGGTGCTGGCCCGCCTGCCCGACGCGCCCGTGGGCAGCAAGGGCATCAGCCTGTTCGCGGTGCCCAAGTTCATGGCCAGCGCCGACGGCACCCTGGGCAAACGCAACGGCATCTACTGCGGTGGCATCGAGCACAAAATGGGCATCCACGGCAACTCCACCTGCCAGATGGTGCTGGACGGCGCCATCGGCACCCTGGTGGGCCAGCCCAACAAGGGTTTGGCGGCCATGTTCGTGATGATGAACGCCGCCCGCCTGGGCGTGGGTAACCAGTCGCTGGGTCTGACCGAAGTGGCCTACCAGAACGCCCTGGCCTACGCCAAGGACCGCATCCAGATGCGTTCACTGTCGGGCACCAAGGCCAAGGACAAACCCGCCGACCCCATCATCGTGCACCCCGACGTGCGCAAGATGCTGCTCACCGCCAAGGCCTACGCCGAAGGCGGCCGCGCCCTGGGCATCTTCTGCGGCGTGCTGCTGGACAAGGAGCACAGCCACCCCGACGAGAAAGTACGCGCCGATGCCGCCGACATGCTGGCCCTGCTGACCCCCATCGTCAAAGCCTTCATCACCGACAACGGCCACATCGCCACCAATGCCTGCATGCAGGTCTTTGGCGGCCACGGCTTCATCAAGGAATGGGGCATGGAGCAGTATGTGCGCGACAACCGCATCAACATGATCTACGAGGGCACCAACACCATCCAGAGCCTGGACCTGCTGGGCCGCAAGGTGCTGGGCAACAACGGCGCCACGCTGAAGAAGTTTGGCCGCCTGGTGGCTGCGCTGGTGGAAGAAGAAGGCGTGAACGAGAAGATGGGCGAGTTCATCACCCCCATCGCCATTCTGGGCGACCAGGTCACCAAGCTCACCACCGAGCTAGGCTTCAAGGGTTTCCAGAACGCCGACGAAGTGGGCGCTGCTGCGGTGGATTACCTGCGCGTGGCCGGCCATCTGGTCTTTGGCTACTTCTGGGCCCGCATGGCGCAGGTGGCATTGCGTGAAATTGCTGCCGGTAACAACGATCCTTTCTACCTGGCCAAGGTGCAAACCGCGCGCTTCTACTTCGCCAAGCTGTTCCCCGAGACCGCCACCCTGATGCGCACGGCCCGTTCGGGCAGCAAGGCGCTGATGGACACCGATGCCGCCTTGGCCTGA
- the fadN gene encoding putative 3-hydroxyacyl-CoA dehydrogenase, whose protein sequence is MSRFPIKKVAVLGAGVMGAQIAAHLVNVKVQVVLFDLKAKEGPANGITAKAIANLKKLKPAPLGVADDAALIQEANYDDHLEQLKDCDLIIEAIAERMDWKLDLYKKIAPFVAPHALVASNTSGLSITKLSEALPESIQPRFCGIHFFNPPRYMYLVELINTPTTQPEALDQLEAFVTTSLGKGVVRAKDTPNFIANRVGIAGMLGIIGETQKFGLTYDVVDDLTGKRLGRASSGTFRTADVVGLDTMAHVVKTLQDNLSLDTDPFYGSYGTPPVLAQLLDMKNLGQKTKAGFFKKVGRDVLRFDAASATYVPGGEKADEVYGRMLKKPAAERLALLRSSEGPQGQFLWAILRNSFHYAAVHLQTIAETARDVDLAMRWGFGMQQGPFELWQEAGWLTVANWIKEDIETGKALCNAPLPDWVFKGPVAEAGGVHTAEGSWNPSTSKFVARHALPVYDRQLFPEKISGHTQGLGLGGGFETAGKTLFEDKAIRLWTLDDQVVIASIKTKMHAISPEVSEGLARAVDLAEKDYAAVVVWSGDEPFSAGADLQAMLPGFMMGGAAAINIAEKALQSVMLKIRYANVPVVSAIRGLALGGGCELAVHSARRVVAMESYIGLVEVGVGLVPGAGGLTYIARRAAENAALSVHKDLLPFLTEGFTAAAMAKVGTSALESRKLGYLLDSDVIVPNKDELLFVALNEAKAMAASGYRAPHKRSFPVAGRNGKATIQGQLVNMRDGGFISQHDFHIASLIAGVVTGGDVDNGTLVTEEYLMTLERKAFCSLLENAKTQERIMGMLSTGKPVRN, encoded by the coding sequence ATGTCCCGATTCCCGATCAAGAAAGTCGCCGTCCTCGGCGCAGGCGTGATGGGCGCGCAGATTGCTGCGCACCTGGTCAACGTCAAAGTGCAGGTCGTGCTGTTTGACCTGAAAGCCAAAGAAGGCCCGGCCAATGGCATTACCGCCAAGGCCATTGCCAACCTGAAAAAGCTCAAGCCCGCACCCCTGGGCGTAGCCGACGACGCAGCCCTGATACAGGAGGCCAACTACGACGACCACCTGGAGCAATTGAAGGACTGCGACCTCATCATCGAAGCCATCGCCGAGCGCATGGACTGGAAGCTCGATCTGTACAAAAAGATAGCGCCCTTTGTGGCCCCGCACGCGCTGGTGGCCTCCAACACTTCGGGCCTGTCGATCACCAAGCTCAGCGAAGCGCTGCCCGAGTCCATCCAACCGCGCTTTTGCGGCATCCACTTCTTCAACCCACCGCGCTACATGTACCTGGTGGAGCTGATCAACACGCCCACCACCCAACCCGAAGCGCTGGACCAGCTCGAAGCCTTCGTCACCACCAGCCTGGGCAAGGGCGTGGTGCGGGCCAAGGACACGCCCAACTTCATTGCCAACCGCGTGGGTATCGCGGGCATGCTCGGCATCATCGGCGAGACGCAAAAATTTGGCCTCACCTACGACGTGGTGGACGACCTGACCGGCAAGCGCCTGGGCCGCGCCAGCTCGGGCACCTTCCGCACCGCCGACGTGGTGGGCCTGGACACCATGGCCCATGTGGTCAAGACGCTGCAAGACAACCTGAGCCTGGACACCGACCCGTTCTACGGCAGCTACGGCACGCCGCCTGTGCTGGCCCAGTTGCTGGACATGAAGAACCTGGGCCAGAAAACCAAGGCCGGTTTCTTCAAGAAAGTGGGCCGCGATGTGCTGCGCTTCGACGCGGCCAGCGCCACCTACGTGCCCGGCGGCGAAAAGGCCGACGAGGTCTATGGCCGCATGCTCAAGAAGCCCGCCGCCGAGCGCCTGGCCCTGCTGCGCAGCAGCGAAGGCCCGCAAGGCCAGTTTCTGTGGGCCATCCTGCGCAACAGCTTCCACTACGCTGCCGTGCACCTGCAAACCATTGCCGAAACCGCCCGCGATGTCGATCTGGCCATGCGCTGGGGCTTCGGCATGCAGCAAGGCCCGTTCGAGCTGTGGCAAGAAGCCGGTTGGCTGACGGTGGCGAACTGGATCAAGGAAGACATAGAAACTGGCAAAGCCCTGTGCAACGCGCCCCTGCCCGACTGGGTGTTCAAAGGTCCTGTGGCCGAGGCCGGTGGTGTGCACACCGCCGAAGGTTCGTGGAACCCGTCTACTTCAAAATTCGTAGCGCGTCATGCCCTTCCTGTCTACGATAGGCAGCTATTTCCTGAAAAAATTTCCGGCCACACCCAAGGCCTGGGCCTGGGTGGTGGCTTCGAGACGGCGGGCAAGACGCTGTTCGAAGACAAGGCCATCCGCCTGTGGACTTTGGATGACCAAGTGGTCATCGCCAGCATCAAAACCAAGATGCACGCCATCAGCCCCGAAGTCTCCGAGGGCTTGGCCCGCGCGGTCGACCTGGCCGAGAAAGACTACGCCGCCGTGGTGGTCTGGTCGGGTGACGAGCCCTTCAGTGCCGGTGCCGACTTGCAGGCTATGCTGCCCGGCTTCATGATGGGTGGCGCGGCAGCGATCAACATCGCCGAGAAGGCCCTGCAAAGCGTGATGTTGAAAATCCGCTACGCCAACGTGCCGGTGGTGTCCGCCATCCGGGGCCTGGCGCTGGGCGGCGGCTGCGAGCTGGCCGTGCACTCGGCCCGCCGCGTGGTGGCCATGGAAAGCTACATCGGCCTGGTGGAGGTCGGCGTGGGCCTGGTGCCCGGCGCGGGCGGCCTGACCTACATCGCCCGTCGGGCGGCAGAGAACGCCGCCCTGTCGGTGCACAAAGACCTGCTGCCCTTCCTGACCGAAGGCTTCACGGCTGCGGCCATGGCCAAGGTCGGTACCAGCGCGCTGGAAAGCCGCAAGCTGGGCTATCTGCTGGACAGCGATGTCATCGTGCCGAACAAGGACGAGCTGCTGTTCGTGGCCCTGAACGAGGCCAAGGCCATGGCCGCCAGCGGCTACCGCGCCCCGCACAAACGCAGCTTCCCCGTGGCAGGCCGCAACGGCAAGGCCACCATCCAGGGCCAACTGGTCAATATGCGCGACGGCGGTTTCATCAGCCAGCACGACTTCCACATCGCCAGCCTGATCGCCGGTGTGGTGACGGGCGGCGACGTGGACAACGGCACCCTGGTCACCGAGGAATACCTCATGACCCTGGAGCGCAAAGCCTTCTGCAGCCTGCTGGAAAACGCCAAAACGCAGGAACGCATCATGGGCATGCTGAGCACCGGCAAGCCCGTGCGCAACTAA
- the fadA_2 gene encoding 3-ketoacyl-CoA thiolase, producing MSKQIQDAYIVAATRTPIGRSHKGYLRNTRPDELLATTLRAALAQVPGLDPATIEDVICGCAIPEAQQGLNVARIGAVLAGLPNSVGGITVNRFCASGISAVQMAADRIRVGEADVMFAAGVESMSMVPMMGNGPSLSPNIFTNTDDVDNYGIAYGMGLTAEKVAQQWKISRSAQDEFAYASHMKAMAAMQAGYFNDEITPITVDDRSVDLDSAKVSVTQRTVSLDEGVRPETTVEGLGKLKTVFSARGSVTAGNSSQTSDGAGALILASESAVKRFGLTPLARFVSFASKGVPPHIMGIGPIEAIPAALRYAGLKHQDIDWFELNEAFAAQSLAVMNTLGLDPSKVNPMGGAIALGHPLGATGAIRAATVIHALRRNNLKYGMVTMCVGMGQGAAGIFERV from the coding sequence ATGAGCAAGCAAATCCAAGACGCCTACATCGTCGCCGCCACCCGCACGCCCATTGGCCGTTCGCACAAAGGTTATCTGCGCAACACCCGGCCCGACGAGCTGCTGGCCACCACGCTGCGCGCCGCCCTGGCCCAGGTGCCTGGGCTGGACCCGGCCACCATCGAAGACGTGATCTGCGGCTGCGCCATTCCTGAAGCCCAGCAGGGCCTGAACGTGGCGCGCATCGGCGCGGTGCTGGCCGGGCTGCCGAATTCGGTCGGCGGCATCACCGTGAACCGCTTTTGCGCCTCGGGCATCAGCGCAGTGCAAATGGCTGCCGACCGCATCCGCGTGGGCGAGGCCGACGTGATGTTTGCCGCCGGGGTCGAGAGCATGAGCATGGTGCCCATGATGGGCAACGGCCCCAGCCTGTCGCCCAACATCTTCACTAACACCGACGATGTGGACAACTACGGCATCGCCTACGGCATGGGCCTGACGGCCGAGAAGGTGGCGCAGCAGTGGAAGATCAGCCGCAGCGCGCAAGACGAGTTTGCCTACGCCTCGCACATGAAGGCCATGGCGGCCATGCAAGCCGGTTATTTCAACGACGAGATCACCCCCATCACGGTGGATGACCGCAGCGTCGATCTGGACAGCGCCAAGGTCAGCGTGACCCAGCGCACCGTCAGCCTCGATGAAGGCGTACGCCCCGAAACCACAGTGGAAGGCCTGGGCAAGCTGAAAACGGTGTTTTCGGCGCGTGGTTCGGTCACCGCGGGCAACAGCTCGCAAACCTCGGACGGCGCAGGCGCGCTGATCCTGGCCAGCGAGTCGGCCGTGAAGCGCTTTGGCCTGACCCCGCTGGCCCGCTTCGTCAGCTTTGCCAGCAAGGGCGTGCCGCCGCACATCATGGGCATCGGCCCGATCGAGGCGATTCCCGCCGCGCTGCGCTACGCCGGGCTGAAGCACCAGGACATCGACTGGTTCGAGCTGAACGAGGCTTTCGCCGCCCAGTCGCTGGCCGTGATGAACACGCTGGGCCTGGATCCGTCCAAGGTGAACCCCATGGGCGGCGCGATCGCCCTGGGCCACCCACTGGGTGCCACCGGTGCCATCCGGGCCGCCACCGTCATCCACGCGCTGCGCCGCAACAACCTGAAATATGGCATGGTGACCATGTGCGTCGGCATGGGCCAGGGTGCCGCCGGTATCTTTGAACGCGTGTAA
- the paaF gene encoding 2,3-dehydroadipyl-CoA hydratase, with protein MTDILTHTEDGVLTITLNRVPKKNSITSSMYAAISDALEAAQADPVVRVAVIQGHETIFSAGNDIGDFLKAPPTAESPVIRFLRVISSFPKPLIGAVCGAAVGVGTTLLLHCDLVYAGDNAAFSLPFVNLGLCPEAGSSYLLPRLMGHQRAAEALLLGDPFTAETALEVGLINRIVPPAEVHALAHRQAQRLAAKPLASLIASKRLMKQEQAAPVAARIDEEIAIFGRMLREPAAKEALTAFMENRRPDFSGL; from the coding sequence ATGACCGACATCCTCACCCACACCGAAGACGGTGTCTTGACCATCACGCTGAACCGCGTGCCCAAGAAGAACTCCATTACCTCTTCCATGTACGCCGCGATTTCCGACGCGCTGGAGGCGGCGCAGGCCGACCCGGTGGTGCGGGTGGCGGTGATCCAGGGGCATGAGACGATCTTTTCGGCGGGTAACGACATTGGCGATTTTTTGAAAGCGCCGCCCACGGCCGAGTCGCCGGTGATCCGCTTTCTGCGCGTGATCAGCAGCTTCCCCAAGCCGCTGATCGGCGCAGTGTGCGGTGCGGCGGTGGGTGTGGGCACCACGTTGCTGCTGCACTGCGACCTGGTCTACGCAGGTGACAATGCGGCGTTTTCGCTGCCCTTCGTCAATTTGGGCCTGTGCCCCGAAGCCGGTTCCAGCTACCTGCTACCGCGCCTGATGGGCCACCAGCGGGCGGCCGAGGCGCTGCTGCTGGGCGACCCGTTCACCGCAGAGACGGCGCTGGAAGTGGGCCTGATCAACCGCATCGTGCCGCCCGCCGAGGTGCACGCCCTGGCGCACCGCCAGGCCCAGCGCCTGGCGGCTAAACCCCTGGCCTCGCTGATCGCCAGCAAGCGCCTGATGAAGCAGGAGCAGGCCGCCCCGGTGGCTGCGCGCATCGACGAAGAAATCGCCATTTTCGGCCGCATGCTGCGCGAGCCTGCCGCCAAGGAAGCGCTGACCGCTTTCATGGAGAATCGCCGCCCGGACTTCTCCGGTTTGTGA
- the rspR_4 gene encoding HTH-type transcriptional repressor RspR, which translates to MCILSWMRVQNPGMKISDQLREKIEEKIATGALLPGSALDEASLSQLYGVSRTPVREALIQLAAEGLIEMRPRRGAVVTSMGPTLLLEMFEVMGELEALCGRLAARRMTDSERLALAAAHEACEEARAAHDTDAYFECNERFHAAIYAGSHNRFLGEQAAQLQRRLRPYRRLQLRVRNRMDTSFREHEAIVRCIKAGDAEAATEALRTHVVVQGERFGDLLASLAAMTSSAEA; encoded by the coding sequence ATGTGCATTCTTTCCTGGATGCGGGTGCAGAATCCGGGTATGAAAATCTCAGACCAACTGCGCGAAAAAATCGAGGAGAAGATCGCCACCGGTGCGCTGCTGCCCGGCAGCGCGTTGGATGAGGCCAGTTTGTCGCAACTGTATGGTGTTTCGCGCACGCCGGTGCGCGAGGCACTGATCCAGTTGGCTGCGGAGGGTCTTATCGAAATGCGCCCCCGGCGCGGTGCCGTGGTCACCAGCATGGGTCCGACCCTGCTGCTGGAAATGTTCGAGGTCATGGGCGAGCTGGAGGCTCTGTGCGGCCGACTGGCGGCCCGGCGCATGACCGACAGCGAACGCCTGGCACTGGCAGCCGCCCACGAAGCCTGCGAAGAAGCGCGTGCCGCGCATGACACTGACGCCTACTTTGAGTGCAATGAGCGCTTCCATGCGGCCATTTATGCAGGCAGCCACAACCGATTTCTGGGCGAACAAGCGGCCCAGTTGCAGCGCCGCCTACGTCCTTACCGGCGCCTGCAGTTGCGCGTCCGTAACCGCATGGACACCTCGTTCCGGGAGCACGAAGCCATCGTGCGCTGCATCAAGGCCGGAGACGCAGAAGCCGCAACCGAAGCCCTGCGCACGCATGTGGTCGTACAAGGTGAGCGCTTTGGTGATTTGCTCGCATCGTTGGCTGCGATGACCTCGTCCGCCGAGGCTTAG
- the braC_5 gene encoding leucine-, isoleucine-, valine-, threonine-, and alanine-binding protein produces MRFRFAKLASHAVFASALVGLAAAATAAEPIKIGVTGPFTGGSSSMGVSMRDGVKLAVEEINKAGGVLGRPLQTVERDDEAKNERGVQIAQELINKEKVSATVGFINTGVALASQRFYQEAKIPVMNNVATGSLITHQFDDQPANYIFRNAAHDSIQAPMIVEEAIARRGYKKIAILADSTNYGQLGRDDLEKALALKNIKAVAVEKFNIKDVDMTAQLLKAKEAGAEAVLTYGIGPELAQIANGMTKLGWKVPIIGSWTLSMANFIDNAGPGGDGARMPQTFIQEPTTPKRQSFIISYLKTFNPKNARIDSPVSAAQGYDSVYLLAAAITQANSTEGPKIKAALEDLKTPVSGVVTTYNKPFTAKDHEAITANIPVFGEVKAQRVVYAYPDDFKKASEVRVKEAKK; encoded by the coding sequence ATGCGTTTTCGTTTTGCCAAATTAGCCTCCCATGCGGTATTTGCTTCGGCTCTCGTGGGCCTTGCCGCCGCTGCCACGGCAGCCGAGCCCATCAAGATCGGTGTGACCGGACCCTTCACCGGTGGCTCGTCTTCCATGGGTGTGAGCATGCGCGACGGTGTGAAACTGGCGGTGGAAGAAATCAACAAGGCCGGGGGTGTGTTGGGTCGGCCACTGCAAACCGTAGAGCGCGATGACGAGGCCAAAAATGAGCGCGGTGTGCAGATCGCCCAGGAGCTGATCAACAAGGAAAAAGTCTCGGCCACCGTGGGTTTCATCAACACCGGCGTGGCATTGGCTTCGCAACGTTTCTACCAGGAAGCCAAGATCCCGGTGATGAACAACGTGGCAACCGGTTCGCTGATCACGCACCAGTTTGACGACCAGCCTGCGAACTACATCTTCCGCAATGCGGCGCATGACAGCATCCAGGCACCCATGATCGTGGAAGAGGCGATTGCCCGGCGCGGTTACAAGAAGATTGCGATCCTGGCCGACTCCACCAACTACGGACAATTGGGCCGAGACGACCTGGAAAAGGCGCTGGCGCTGAAAAACATCAAAGCCGTGGCGGTGGAGAAGTTCAACATCAAGGATGTGGACATGACGGCGCAGTTGCTCAAGGCCAAAGAAGCCGGTGCCGAAGCCGTGCTGACCTACGGCATTGGCCCTGAGTTGGCCCAGATCGCCAATGGCATGACCAAGCTGGGCTGGAAGGTGCCGATCATCGGCAGCTGGACCTTGTCGATGGCCAACTTCATTGACAACGCAGGTCCTGGCGGCGACGGCGCGCGCATGCCGCAGACGTTCATCCAGGAGCCGACGACACCCAAGCGCCAGTCCTTCATCATCAGCTACCTGAAGACCTTCAACCCGAAGAATGCCCGCATCGACTCGCCCGTGTCTGCAGCCCAGGGTTATGACTCGGTGTACCTGCTCGCCGCGGCCATCACCCAGGCCAATTCGACCGAGGGGCCCAAGATCAAGGCCGCACTGGAAGATTTGAAGACCCCGGTGTCTGGCGTCGTCACTACCTACAACAAGCCGTTTACCGCCAAGGACCACGAAGCCATCACGGCGAATATCCCGGTGTTTGGCGAGGTCAAGGCCCAGCGCGTGGTGTACGCCTACCCCGACGACTTCAAGAAGGCTTCGGAAGTGCGCGTCAAGGAAGCCAAAAAATAA
- the livH_7 gene encoding high-affinity branched-chain amino acid transport system permease protein LivH: protein MAILLQLIYSGVALGMIYAVIAFGYQLTFQTSDTLNFGQGDALMLGAMVGLTLVTMGVNFWLMLPLVMVFGLFQGALVERIGVRPAIKIKSEFGWIMSTIALGIIFKNVAENVWGRDDMKFPSPLPESPLKFLGANVLPMEILVVVGAVLMMLAVEFFNRKTIYGKAVVATFNDRDAAKLMGINTGLVITFSYALSSATAAFAGALIAPLTLTGATMGSVLGLKAFAVAIIGGLTSGLGIIVGGIILGVAETTTGFYLSTGYKDVPGLVLLLLVLALKPAGLFGKTAIKKV, encoded by the coding sequence ATGGCCATCCTGCTTCAACTCATTTACAGCGGTGTCGCGCTGGGCATGATCTATGCCGTAATTGCGTTCGGCTACCAGCTGACGTTCCAGACCTCGGACACACTCAATTTCGGGCAGGGCGATGCGCTCATGCTGGGGGCCATGGTAGGCCTCACCCTGGTCACCATGGGGGTAAATTTTTGGCTCATGTTGCCCTTGGTCATGGTGTTTGGTTTGTTCCAGGGGGCGCTGGTGGAACGCATCGGAGTGCGCCCGGCGATCAAGATCAAGAGCGAGTTTGGCTGGATCATGTCCACCATCGCACTGGGCATCATTTTCAAGAACGTCGCGGAAAACGTGTGGGGCCGTGACGACATGAAATTTCCCTCGCCCCTGCCCGAATCGCCGCTCAAGTTCCTGGGGGCCAATGTGCTGCCGATGGAAATTCTGGTGGTGGTGGGTGCGGTGCTGATGATGCTGGCGGTTGAGTTTTTCAACCGCAAAACCATCTACGGCAAGGCCGTGGTTGCCACCTTCAACGACCGGGATGCAGCCAAGCTGATGGGTATCAACACTGGCTTGGTGATCACTTTTTCGTACGCGCTGTCTTCGGCCACGGCGGCATTTGCCGGGGCACTGATTGCACCGCTGACGCTCACCGGGGCCACCATGGGCTCGGTGCTGGGGCTAAAGGCGTTTGCGGTGGCCATCATTGGCGGCCTGACCAGTGGCCTGGGCATTATTGTGGGCGGCATCATCCTGGGGGTGGCCGAAACCACCACCGGTTTCTATCTCTCCACCGGCTACAAGGATGTGCCTGGCCTGGTGCTGCTGCTGTTGGTGCTGGCGCTCAAGCCCGCGGGCCTGTTCGGTAAAACTGCCATCAAGAAAGTCTGA